GCCGTCCACGTACTCGTCGTAGTCGCCGGCGGAGTCGAACGGCCGGTAGCCCGCGCCGTCGCGCGCGTGCAGGAACGCGTCGAAGGTCTCCTTCCAGGCGGCCGCGTGCACCACCGCCGTCCGGGTGACGACCCCGTCGAGGTCGAAGAGGCAGGCCTGGATGTCGTCGGGAAGACCGAGCGTCGTCGTCATACAAGCCCGGTTCCCCCGCAACGCCTCTCCCAACGGTGTGGCGCGCACCACATGTGCGTCCGGGACCGCCGCCCGGCCGCCGTCGTCGGCCGCGGTCGTGGCCCCCGGCGTGCGTCCGGGGCCCTCATCGGTCAGTCGTGGGGGAAGGAGTGGTGCTCGTGCGCGATCAGCCAGCGGCCGCGCTCCTTGCGCAGGCCGAAGGTGAGCCGCAGCCGCAGGCCGGGGCAGTCCGCGAGCTCCTCGGGCGTGCCGCAGCGCAGCAGGGCGTGGGCGTAGGCGACGTCGTGCCCGGCGGTGACGTCGAGGGTGTCGATGTCGAAGCGGGCGCCCTGGGCCTGCCAGACGAAGAACGGCGGCCAGGCGGCCCGGTAGGCGGCGAGGCCCCGGATTCCCTCGTGGGGCGCGGGCACGTCGTACATCACCAGGTCCTCCGCGTGGTGGTCGACGACCGTGTCGAGGTCTCCACGGTGGACGGCGTCGGCCCAGCGGGTGATCAGGGTGCGGATCTGCGTCTCGTCGTCGGACACGGGCGTCCTCCTCTCCTTGCGGGTCTCCTGCCAGGAGACTGCGACACTCTGCTGTGTGCTCACTTTCGACGATCTGGTCCTGCGGGCCCGCTCGCTCGCCGGGGACGGCCGCCGGCGCACCCTGCTCGGCATCGCCGGCAGCCCCGGCGCGGGCAAGACCACCCTCGCCGAGCGCCTGGTGCGGGAGCTGAACGGCGCCGGGGAGCCGTGGGCCGCGCAGGTCCCGATGGACGGCTT
The window above is part of the Streptomyces sp. NBC_00425 genome. Proteins encoded here:
- a CDS encoding YybH family protein, which translates into the protein MSDDETQIRTLITRWADAVHRGDLDTVVDHHAEDLVMYDVPAPHEGIRGLAAYRAAWPPFFVWQAQGARFDIDTLDVTAGHDVAYAHALLRCGTPEELADCPGLRLRLTFGLRKERGRWLIAHEHHSFPHD